A window from Armatimonadota bacterium encodes these proteins:
- a CDS encoding TolC family protein, which yields MCVGGIAQAQDPLTLTAAQDLAKTTNPLLKASAKDLAAARAARGKMLADFRPMLMLEGVGLSAEGRPGMTPMDRPDMALKFGDTLFAGGVKATWNLFSGGRERSTASIADRMIAMASRRADMVWLDLLEEVRMEFSESLAAQEMLDGLHASLAAATQMEQVTRARFEAGKVPEAFVFGAVADRLKVEQEIAEAEAELAGAIARLVVCCGAEVAGGRVGAWDLPLDAPKSLDEALEIAYKNSPRIAEIKAEAESWRLTARLARQSGVPGVSAFAAADTMAYRGQNMAGGSAVGLWLSWPIGDGGMRKAQAAEAERKAEQLEAIVSVERNTIRAALSTEWAKWKASVKVLDAANGRIQAANEAYRIAKIRFDEGKAIRVEVSEALADQQEATIGLSKGRDYQRRAWIKLQRAMSNLDKPSGSQ from the coding sequence ATGTGTGTCGGTGGAATCGCGCAGGCCCAGGATCCCCTAACCCTGACGGCAGCTCAGGACCTTGCCAAGACCACGAACCCCCTCCTGAAGGCCTCTGCCAAGGACCTCGCCGCCGCCAGGGCCGCCAGAGGCAAGATGCTCGCCGACTTCCGGCCCATGCTGATGCTGGAAGGAGTCGGGCTCTCCGCAGAGGGCCGCCCCGGAATGACGCCTATGGACCGGCCCGACATGGCGCTGAAATTCGGTGACACCCTTTTCGCGGGCGGCGTCAAGGCCACTTGGAACCTGTTCAGCGGCGGCAGGGAGCGCTCGACGGCCTCGATCGCCGACCGAATGATCGCCATGGCCTCGCGGAGGGCGGACATGGTCTGGCTGGACCTGCTGGAGGAAGTCCGCATGGAGTTTAGCGAGTCGCTTGCGGCTCAGGAGATGCTTGACGGCCTTCATGCTTCGCTCGCCGCCGCGACCCAGATGGAACAGGTCACCCGTGCACGGTTTGAAGCCGGAAAGGTGCCGGAAGCGTTCGTCTTTGGCGCCGTCGCAGACCGCCTCAAGGTGGAGCAAGAGATCGCCGAAGCCGAAGCCGAGCTTGCCGGGGCCATCGCCCGCCTGGTCGTCTGTTGCGGCGCGGAGGTCGCCGGTGGACGGGTTGGCGCCTGGGACCTCCCGCTCGACGCGCCCAAGTCGCTCGACGAAGCGCTTGAGATTGCCTACAAGAACTCGCCTAGGATTGCAGAGATCAAGGCGGAAGCGGAGTCTTGGAGGCTCACTGCCCGTCTGGCACGGCAGAGCGGAGTCCCTGGCGTGTCCGCGTTTGCGGCCGCAGACACCATGGCCTATAGGGGCCAAAACATGGCCGGAGGCTCGGCCGTTGGGCTCTGGCTGAGTTGGCCAATTGGCGACGGAGGCATGCGCAAGGCGCAGGCCGCTGAAGCGGAGAGGAAGGCCGAGCAGTTGGAGGCGATCGTCTCGGTCGAGCGGAACACGATTCGAGCCGCCTTGAGCACCGAATGGGCGAAATGGAAGGCCTCGGTAAAGGTGCTCGATGCCGCCAATGGCCGCATTCAAGCGGCCAACGAGGCCTATCGCATCGCCAAGATCCGTTTCGACGAGGGCAAAGCCATCCGAGTGGAAGTCTCGGAGGCCCTCGCCGATCAGCAGGAAGCCACCATCGGGCTCTCAAAGGGCCGCGACTATCAGAGAAGGGCTTGGATCAAGCTTCAGAGAGCTATGTCCAACCTCGACAAGCCAAGCGGGAGCCAATAA
- a CDS encoding efflux RND transporter permease subunit yields MSQPPDQPDAEGRGHADGAHAPAQALHPDGHGHDEDHGGLGYKIVRWSVDHPHAVIALFLSLLFLGILAIGFIMPRRFMPYVESPMLGVVTEMPGLSAEEMETYFSGPIEQRMVNAPKVRYIRSVSQEGFSMVVLEYPYGTDMQQAQTEVQSLLNVVQADLPSTGANLKPSWILRVDPLNLPVLSLSLTGDKSQGWSLPRLRELADNEVLNRIKAADQSVYTVSTFGGHRRQLQIVVDRDKLKSVGLSMMDLRMAVEKANVARPAGALNNGPSETPLRVDTLGRSAAVIGAYPIKAMGNRVVRVRDVAEVKDTVFELRSGYRHLYWEGKNREHGESGEKGEKGEEGSGQLSQSSLLSPSSPSSLPSGARSDEAILVNVLQNPDASSPKTIDAVLRTVRQLEKEFPGIRFDVAYNNASFVDVLFENMRDELLIAVVLTGLAVLFFLGEIRGTAIALTAIPTSLAMALLAMVPLGMSLNSSTLIGLLVAIGRLVDDAIIDIHAVERHLRMGKDRRQATIDGISEVRRSVLAATIVLIIALLPLMFSGGITQLMFEGLCWPIIFGLVASYLVSMTLTAVLCSRFMTLPESRQRTWFSRLLLEPFERKLVGLEQGYERAIRWLLKHRFANFVRIGITVILGFTLYYFIGAEMMPLADVGQASLQLEMKPGASFKATEEAVGRLERILAEEGVSKGWITNASIEIGQEGGPGMTTGGAYFSGYQMMSASAASAMLTLSDKDSGRPDVWTIMDRIHSRAMEEIPGIRRIQIKEMGADVMATSLAPVALVVYGKDLHTIDRLGKEVLKIAQEEAVNPATGKPDTAQPFLSWEMSKPTLQVVVDQEKAARHGLNPADIADQAYYALKGGFGMEFFRMQNKRPTTVLFRFSESDRSDLSDLSSMFLTGMGGEQVPITELVTLEQRMAPSAIEHDQLRRVVSFGGYYRKDSRPSMDVTMDIQMRALSKLNWPPGYGLEARGDMTQMMDSFRLMLIGLAVALVLMYFVLVAQFNGFLQPLQMLFSLPLELSGVFFMLWLMHQAFSTVSILGIIVLSGMDIVTAILMIDLILHYRKSGLPRNEAVATASPQRLRPILMTSLITVFVMAQVAFIPKSGLDAYQPLGTTIIGGLIVGTVLSLLDIPIMHTLVDDLVRWFQVRFLKVDPASLPPVEKTS; encoded by the coding sequence ATGAGCCAACCTCCGGATCAACCCGACGCTGAGGGGCGCGGCCACGCCGACGGCGCCCACGCTCCAGCTCAGGCCCTGCACCCAGATGGACACGGGCACGACGAGGACCACGGCGGCCTTGGCTACAAGATCGTGCGGTGGTCGGTCGACCATCCACACGCTGTCATCGCCCTCTTTCTATCTCTGCTGTTTCTGGGCATCCTCGCGATCGGATTCATCATGCCCAGGCGGTTTATGCCCTACGTTGAGAGCCCGATGCTGGGCGTCGTCACCGAGATGCCCGGCCTCTCCGCCGAGGAGATGGAGACCTACTTCTCCGGGCCGATCGAGCAACGAATGGTCAACGCGCCCAAGGTCCGGTACATCCGGTCCGTCAGCCAAGAGGGCTTCAGCATGGTGGTGTTGGAGTACCCCTATGGCACCGACATGCAGCAGGCGCAGACCGAAGTTCAGAGCCTGCTGAACGTCGTCCAGGCCGACCTGCCCTCGACGGGCGCAAACCTGAAACCTAGCTGGATCCTCAGAGTCGACCCGCTCAACCTACCCGTCCTCTCGCTCAGCCTGACCGGCGACAAGAGCCAAGGATGGTCGCTGCCAAGACTCCGTGAACTCGCCGACAACGAGGTGCTCAACCGAATCAAAGCGGCGGACCAATCGGTCTACACGGTCTCTACCTTTGGGGGCCACCGACGCCAGCTACAGATCGTCGTGGATCGCGACAAGCTCAAGTCTGTCGGCCTTTCGATGATGGACCTTCGGATGGCGGTCGAAAAGGCCAACGTCGCCCGACCTGCCGGAGCCCTCAACAACGGTCCCAGCGAGACGCCCTTGCGGGTCGATACCCTGGGTCGAAGCGCCGCGGTCATTGGCGCTTACCCGATCAAGGCAATGGGCAACCGGGTGGTCCGGGTGCGCGATGTCGCAGAAGTCAAGGACACTGTTTTTGAGCTCAGGTCTGGCTATCGGCACCTCTATTGGGAGGGTAAGAATCGTGAGCATGGTGAGAGTGGTGAAAAGGGTGAGAAGGGTGAGGAAGGCTCCGGACAACTCTCACAATCCTCGCTACTCTCTCCATCCTCTCCATCCTCACTCCCTAGTGGCGCCCGCTCCGACGAAGCGATCCTCGTCAACGTCCTCCAAAATCCGGACGCCAGCTCCCCCAAGACCATCGACGCGGTGCTCAGGACCGTTCGGCAGCTTGAAAAGGAGTTTCCGGGCATACGGTTCGACGTGGCCTACAACAACGCGAGCTTTGTCGACGTGCTCTTCGAAAATATGCGCGATGAGCTGTTGATTGCGGTCGTTCTCACCGGTCTCGCGGTCCTCTTCTTCTTAGGCGAAATTCGGGGGACAGCCATCGCGCTCACCGCCATTCCGACTTCTCTGGCGATGGCGCTGCTGGCGATGGTCCCGCTCGGCATGAGCCTGAACTCCAGCACCCTCATCGGCCTGCTGGTGGCCATTGGGCGCTTGGTGGACGACGCGATCATCGACATTCACGCCGTCGAGCGCCATCTGAGGATGGGAAAGGACCGGCGGCAAGCCACCATCGACGGCATTTCGGAAGTCCGGCGCTCGGTCTTGGCAGCGACGATCGTGCTCATCATCGCGCTGCTGCCGCTGATGTTCAGCGGCGGCATCACCCAGCTCATGTTCGAGGGCCTTTGTTGGCCGATCATCTTCGGGCTGGTCGCCAGCTATCTGGTTTCGATGACCCTAACGGCTGTCCTTTGCTCCAGGTTCATGACCCTTCCCGAAAGCCGGCAGCGCACCTGGTTCAGCAGGCTCTTGCTGGAGCCGTTCGAGCGGAAGCTCGTGGGCCTGGAGCAAGGCTACGAGCGTGCCATCCGTTGGTTGCTCAAGCACCGGTTCGCGAACTTCGTTCGGATCGGCATCACCGTCATTCTCGGCTTTACCCTGTACTACTTCATCGGCGCGGAGATGATGCCGCTCGCCGACGTGGGCCAGGCCAGCTTGCAGCTTGAAATGAAGCCGGGCGCGAGTTTCAAGGCCACTGAGGAAGCCGTTGGGCGCTTGGAGAGGATCCTGGCGGAAGAGGGTGTTTCCAAGGGCTGGATCACAAACGCCAGCATCGAAATAGGCCAGGAAGGAGGCCCCGGCATGACCACCGGCGGCGCTTACTTCTCGGGATACCAGATGATGTCGGCGAGCGCGGCCTCCGCCATGCTCACGCTCTCGGATAAGGACTCGGGACGTCCCGATGTGTGGACGATCATGGACCGAATCCATTCCCGTGCGATGGAGGAGATTCCAGGCATCCGGCGCATCCAGATTAAGGAGATGGGGGCCGACGTGATGGCCACTTCCCTTGCGCCGGTGGCGCTGGTCGTGTATGGCAAAGACCTTCACACGATCGATCGCCTCGGCAAAGAGGTCCTAAAAATCGCCCAGGAGGAGGCCGTAAATCCAGCCACTGGAAAACCGGACACGGCGCAGCCTTTCCTCTCGTGGGAAATGTCGAAGCCGACGCTACAGGTGGTGGTCGACCAGGAGAAGGCCGCTCGGCACGGTTTGAACCCAGCCGACATCGCGGACCAGGCCTACTACGCCCTGAAAGGCGGATTTGGGATGGAGTTCTTCCGCATGCAGAACAAGCGCCCGACCACCGTCCTGTTCCGATTCTCCGAGTCTGACCGATCTGACTTATCGGACTTGTCAAGCATGTTCTTGACGGGAATGGGCGGCGAACAGGTGCCCATAACGGAACTCGTGACCCTCGAGCAGAGGATGGCGCCGAGCGCCATAGAGCACGACCAGTTGCGTCGCGTCGTCAGCTTCGGCGGCTACTACCGAAAGGACAGCCGCCCCAGTATGGACGTGACCATGGACATCCAAATGCGCGCGCTATCAAAACTCAACTGGCCACCCGGCTATGGATTGGAGGCTCGCGGCGACATGACCCAGATGATGGACAGCTTCAGGCTGATGCTCATAGGGCTCGCCGTGGCGCTGGTGCTCATGTACTTCGTGCTCGTAGCCCAGTTCAATGGTTTCCTGCAGCCGCTGCAGATGCTCTTCAGCCTGCCGTTGGAGCTCTCCGGGGTGTTCTTTATGCTCTGGCTGATGCACCAGGCGTTCAGCACCGTGTCGATCCTCGGCATCATCGTTCTGTCCGGCATGGACATCGTGACGGCGATCCTGATGATCGACCTGATCCTGCATTACCGAAAGTCGGGCCTTCCGCGCAACGAGGCTGTGGCGACCGCGAGCCCGCAAAGGCTCAGGCCGATCCTGATGACCTCGCTGATCACGGTTTTCGTCATGGCGCAGGTTGCGTTCATCCCGAAATCGGGCCTCGACGCCTACCAGCCGCTCGGGACGACCATCATCGGCGGTCTCATCGTCGGCACCGTACTTTCGCTGCTCGACATCCCAATCATGCACACCTTGGTAGACGACCTGGTTCGCTGGTTCCAGGTCCGGTTCCTCAAGGTGGATCCCGCCTCGTTGCCCCCTGTGGAGAAGACATCATGA
- a CDS encoding efflux RND transporter periplasmic adaptor subunit: protein MSTPLQFVKGHWLTLLLLAGSVVLVSWIVQTQRPPGAMTLVEAQAMDMTAMKPPPGVFPVGVEEATERQIGDAATFPAEVLAYTDEDVVARVMGRVQKVLVYPGDKVHAGQLLATLQADEVGAMAAESSLMASSKADMARAAGQMSSENRSMLAKARAEVRAATAGVARAEADLEAMAAEREKAQREVEMAGADLEQAQAGFRYAEQEFGRSQKLHKQGAISLDELQSAQRERDSSAAMVRAAQAKVRAAEADTQVADRRARASGKMLEESQAMMAAAEAERRQAETRLLRSATEARSAGAEARSARAGAAGAAAMADYRNLRALSAGEVAERMVSPGTAVMPGMVVLKLKSLERARVQAEVPQAMASKLRVGDPVDVIGDGVEREARLTSIFPAVMPESRTVRIEAVVDNADRALLPGMFARLRLRGPEGAGVLTVRSAAVQEDLDGSRFVWVVNAKKETPTKTDWTCTMHPEVSMPGPGLCPKCKMDLVPREGSSKFQVARREVKIGKSDGTYIEILDGLKHFEKVVWAGQEDLYPGAPVQPTEWGLNGPKSLPSPAGAQGGAKGGSEHEGHDMSKMEGGR from the coding sequence ATGTCAACCCCTCTTCAGTTCGTCAAAGGCCACTGGCTGACGCTGCTGCTGCTCGCGGGCAGCGTGGTCCTGGTGTCTTGGATCGTCCAGACCCAGCGGCCGCCCGGCGCCATGACCCTCGTCGAGGCGCAGGCTATGGACATGACCGCCATGAAGCCTCCTCCCGGCGTGTTTCCCGTCGGCGTGGAGGAAGCCACGGAGCGCCAGATCGGCGACGCGGCGACCTTTCCGGCGGAGGTTTTGGCCTACACCGACGAGGACGTCGTCGCCAGGGTCATGGGCAGGGTCCAAAAAGTGCTGGTCTACCCGGGCGATAAAGTGCATGCCGGGCAACTGCTCGCCACGCTTCAGGCCGACGAAGTGGGCGCAATGGCGGCGGAATCGAGCCTGATGGCGTCCTCAAAGGCGGACATGGCTCGTGCTGCCGGCCAAATGTCCAGCGAAAACCGTTCGATGCTGGCCAAGGCCCGAGCGGAAGTTCGAGCCGCAACCGCCGGCGTCGCCCGCGCTGAAGCCGACCTGGAGGCGATGGCCGCGGAACGGGAGAAGGCTCAACGGGAGGTCGAGATGGCAGGCGCCGACCTGGAACAGGCGCAGGCCGGCTTCCGCTACGCGGAACAGGAGTTTGGCCGTTCGCAGAAGCTCCACAAGCAGGGAGCAATCTCGCTCGACGAGCTTCAGAGCGCCCAGCGCGAAAGAGACTCAAGCGCGGCCATGGTTCGAGCCGCCCAGGCAAAGGTGCGCGCCGCTGAGGCCGACACTCAAGTCGCTGATCGGCGCGCTCGGGCATCCGGCAAGATGCTCGAGGAATCGCAGGCCATGATGGCTGCCGCAGAAGCAGAACGGCGCCAAGCCGAGACGCGGCTTCTGCGATCGGCTACCGAAGCTCGAAGCGCAGGCGCGGAAGCCCGTTCGGCGCGCGCTGGCGCGGCCGGCGCCGCGGCCATGGCGGACTACCGCAACTTGCGGGCCCTTTCGGCCGGCGAAGTGGCGGAGCGCATGGTCAGCCCCGGCACGGCGGTGATGCCTGGAATGGTCGTGCTCAAGCTCAAGTCGCTTGAGCGCGCACGGGTTCAAGCAGAGGTCCCGCAGGCCATGGCTTCGAAGCTGCGCGTCGGTGACCCGGTGGACGTCATCGGTGACGGTGTTGAGCGTGAGGCGCGTCTCACCAGCATCTTTCCGGCCGTCATGCCCGAGTCCCGCACGGTTCGCATCGAGGCTGTCGTGGACAACGCAGACCGAGCCCTTTTGCCGGGCATGTTCGCGCGGCTTCGGCTTCGCGGCCCTGAGGGCGCGGGCGTTTTGACAGTTCGATCGGCGGCGGTTCAAGAGGACCTGGATGGGTCCCGTTTCGTTTGGGTTGTCAACGCCAAGAAGGAAACCCCGACGAAGACCGACTGGACCTGCACGATGCACCCGGAGGTCTCCATGCCGGGGCCCGGACTCTGCCCCAAGTGCAAGATGGACCTCGTTCCACGTGAGGGATCGAGCAAGTTTCAGGTTGCACGGAGAGAGGTTAAGATCGGCAAATCGGACGGGACCTACATCGAGATTTTGGACGGCCTAAAGCACTTTGAGAAGGTCGTCTGGGCCGGCCAAGAGGACCTCTATCCGGGCGCTCCCGTACAGCCCACCGAGTGGGGCCTCAACGGTCCCAAGTCGCTTCCGAGCCCTGCCGGCGCGCAAGGCGGGGCCAAGGGCGGTTCTGAGCACGAAGGCCACGACATGTCGAAGATGGAGGGTGGGCGATGA
- a CDS encoding histidinol phosphate phosphatase, with product MSPRLQFAVQAAYEAGRGTLAQFSSGIGFERKADDSPVTIADREAEAKLRKAIGETYPGDSILGEEEGLTGASSARWVLDPIDGTKSFICGVPLYGTLVAYEEDSETQLGVAYFPALDEMVYAERGKGCFWNGRACRVSAKVRIADAVLCTGSHASLRKTGRLEAVVGLGERAIATRGWCDAYAHALVATGRIEAMIDPVLSYWDIAAPKMIVTEAGGRFTDFKGNDNPTSEGLSSNGWLHHDLLEAFGERSQG from the coding sequence ATGTCGCCCCGGCTCCAATTCGCCGTACAGGCCGCTTATGAGGCTGGCCGGGGCACGCTGGCACAATTCAGCAGCGGCATCGGATTCGAACGGAAAGCCGACGACTCGCCCGTCACCATCGCCGACCGAGAAGCCGAGGCCAAGCTCCGCAAGGCAATTGGCGAGACCTATCCCGGAGATTCCATCCTCGGCGAAGAAGAGGGCTTGACCGGCGCCTCCTCGGCTCGATGGGTGCTCGACCCTATCGATGGCACCAAGTCATTCATTTGCGGCGTGCCTCTCTACGGCACCTTGGTGGCCTACGAAGAGGATTCCGAAACGCAGCTTGGCGTCGCGTATTTCCCTGCGCTCGACGAAATGGTCTATGCCGAGCGCGGCAAGGGCTGCTTCTGGAACGGGCGTGCGTGCCGGGTCTCAGCAAAGGTCCGAATCGCCGACGCGGTGCTATGCACAGGCTCTCACGCGTCGCTGAGGAAAACGGGCCGTCTGGAGGCCGTGGTGGGGCTGGGTGAGCGCGCCATCGCCACGAGGGGCTGGTGCGACGCCTATGCCCACGCTCTGGTGGCCACCGGCCGGATTGAGGCGATGATCGACCCGGTGCTTTCCTACTGGGACATTGCCGCGCCCAAGATGATCGTCACCGAAGCCGGCGGACGTTTTACCGACTTCAAAGGGAATGATAACCCCACCTCAGAAGGGCTGAGCAGCAACGGCTGGCTCCACCATGACCTGCTGGAGGCGTTTGGCGAGCGCTCGCAGGGCTAA
- the lepB gene encoding signal peptidase I encodes MVEEVLRKLGFAVAIAVVAGLGTGFALYRPITVSGHSMAPTLESGDQLLVTRSIWPQRPIERGDLVVFRDPSGSGSLLIKRVVSLEGETVSASLSPYAESDFLKHKAYVVPKGSYYLLGDNLSASMDSRLYGAVEANDIVGRVVPIPWDLMGGSLLGILWTSLAALSLSAGTFFLHLPVGRARVLP; translated from the coding sequence ATGGTCGAAGAAGTCTTGCGTAAATTGGGTTTTGCTGTTGCCATCGCGGTTGTAGCCGGCCTTGGAACAGGGTTTGCCCTCTATCGTCCGATCACGGTTTCCGGACATTCGATGGCGCCGACGCTAGAATCCGGAGATCAGCTTCTGGTGACCCGCTCTATCTGGCCCCAGAGACCCATCGAACGCGGCGACCTTGTCGTATTCAGAGATCCATCAGGAAGCGGATCTCTGCTGATCAAGCGAGTCGTATCGCTGGAGGGCGAAACGGTCTCTGCGTCCCTCTCCCCCTATGCCGAGAGTGACTTCCTGAAACATAAGGCTTATGTTGTACCCAAGGGCAGTTATTACCTATTAGGTGACAACCTATCTGCCTCGATGGACAGCCGCTTGTATGGGGCTGTAGAAGCCAACGATATCGTTGGTAGAGTGGTGCCGATTCCGTGGGATTTGATGGGAGGTTCGCTGCTCGGAATCCTCTGGACATCGCTCGCGGCGTTGTCGCTGTCGGCGGGCACATTCTTCTTGCACCTTCCTGTCGGTCGCGCCAGAGTCCTACCCTGA
- a CDS encoding succinate dehydrogenase produces MAKSVSTVKRRGLGNTARVDAWWLQPTAVFLGLTAFIVYSTWAAFQNAHYEWGPYLSPMYSPPLFGEHGWFGAAPGWWPAWLPFSPAFIILPFPAGFRFTCYYYRGAYYKSFWADPPACAVGEPRHMYRSEQKFPMILQNLHRYFLYFAIIILGFLWWDAIQAFIWTDTEGGKHFGMGVGTLVLLANATLLSSYTFGCHSLRHLIAGRRDNVSKGKLSFACYNCVSNLNKAHMKWAWFSLVCVGFTDFYVRMVSMGVWTDLRFF; encoded by the coding sequence ATGGCCAAATCTGTATCGACAGTCAAGCGGAGAGGTCTTGGGAATACGGCGCGCGTGGACGCCTGGTGGCTTCAGCCGACGGCCGTTTTCTTGGGACTGACTGCCTTTATCGTCTATTCCACCTGGGCCGCCTTCCAAAACGCGCACTACGAGTGGGGCCCCTACCTCTCGCCGATGTATTCGCCGCCGCTCTTTGGCGAGCACGGCTGGTTTGGCGCGGCGCCCGGCTGGTGGCCGGCTTGGCTGCCATTCTCCCCGGCGTTTATCATCCTGCCGTTCCCTGCGGGCTTTCGCTTTACGTGCTACTACTATCGGGGCGCCTACTATAAGTCCTTCTGGGCCGACCCGCCGGCCTGCGCGGTTGGCGAGCCGCGCCATATGTATCGCAGCGAGCAGAAGTTCCCGATGATCCTGCAGAACCTCCACCGGTACTTCCTGTACTTCGCGATCATCATCCTTGGCTTCTTGTGGTGGGATGCGATCCAGGCCTTCATCTGGACCGACACCGAAGGCGGAAAGCACTTCGGGATGGGAGTCGGCACCTTGGTCCTGTTGGCGAACGCGACGCTCCTTTCGAGCTACACCTTCGGCTGCCATTCGCTCCGGCATCTGATCGCCGGGCGGCGGGACAACGTCTCGAAGGGCAAGCTCTCCTTTGCCTGCTACAACTGCGTGAGCAACCTGAACAAGGCGCACATGAAGTGGGCTTGGTTCAGCCTGGTGTGCGTGGGCTTTACCGACTTCTATGTCCGTATGGTGTCGATGGGCGTCTGGACCGACCTGCGGTTTTTCTGA
- a CDS encoding cupredoxin domain-containing protein, with amino-acid sequence MKSKKNTLIALAGISLLAIGLPAWTASAPTPEQGCCAGMTAQHEGHQHSDPDHRSVEAKVKNGVQFASVVADGGYQPGTVTAKAGMRLELTFTLGKRPGCASTVSFPGLKIKKSIPAGKGVVIKFTPAKAGEVPFECGMGMYKGKIIVK; translated from the coding sequence TTGAAATCAAAAAAGAACACACTCATCGCGCTGGCAGGCATCTCGCTGTTGGCGATCGGCTTGCCGGCATGGACCGCCAGCGCCCCGACTCCGGAGCAAGGATGCTGCGCGGGAATGACGGCCCAACATGAAGGCCACCAGCACTCCGACCCAGACCATCGGTCGGTCGAGGCGAAGGTCAAGAACGGCGTGCAATTCGCAAGCGTGGTCGCAGACGGCGGCTACCAACCCGGCACAGTGACCGCCAAAGCAGGCATGCGGCTCGAACTGACGTTCACTCTCGGAAAGCGCCCAGGATGCGCATCCACGGTGAGCTTTCCCGGCCTCAAGATCAAGAAGTCCATTCCCGCAGGCAAAGGGGTCGTCATCAAGTTCACTCCCGCCAAAGCAGGCGAAGTGCCGTTTGAATGTGGCATGGGAATGTACAAAGGCAAGATAATCGTCAAGTAG
- a CDS encoding YHS domain-containing protein, whose translation MHYKTFFGLALAVGLAILIVGCGSQTGGAQASAEPKAAQSAESPANETGKSAEEIAIYKNDKGEIICPVTGDVIPSVDKASGYQDFQGKRYYFCCGMCPPKFKADPEKFAVRHEIEPM comes from the coding sequence ATGCATTACAAGACTTTCTTCGGGCTAGCCCTGGCTGTCGGGCTCGCCATCCTCATCGTCGGCTGCGGATCGCAAACCGGTGGAGCCCAGGCTTCAGCCGAACCGAAAGCGGCTCAGAGCGCCGAGTCACCGGCCAACGAAACCGGCAAATCGGCCGAAGAGATCGCCATCTACAAGAACGACAAGGGCGAAATCATCTGCCCGGTGACGGGGGACGTGATCCCCTCCGTCGACAAGGCATCAGGCTATCAGGACTTTCAGGGCAAGCGCTACTACTTCTGCTGCGGCATGTGCCCGCCCAAGTTCAAGGCGGACCCCGAGAAGTTCGCCGTTCGGCATGAGATCGAGCCTATGTAG